In a single window of the Orbaceae bacterium lpD04 genome:
- a CDS encoding Hcp family type VI secretion system effector produces the protein MAVPAYMFLKDDGGSEIKGSVTVDGREGSVEVVEFDHQVYIPTDGNTGKLTGTRVHKALQFVKEVDSSSPYLYKAVTTGQNLKSVEIKWYQIDNAGQEIEYFNTLMEGVKIVSVKPEMHNIKDPTKEQYNHLERIELRYEKITWTYKDGNIIHSDSWVEGRS, from the coding sequence ATGGCAGTTCCAGCATATATGTTTTTAAAAGATGACGGCGGTTCAGAAATCAAAGGTTCAGTAACCGTTGATGGCCGTGAAGGAAGCGTTGAAGTTGTTGAGTTTGATCATCAAGTTTACATTCCAACTGATGGTAACACTGGTAAATTAACTGGTACTCGTGTGCACAAAGCACTACAATTTGTAAAAGAAGTGGATTCATCATCTCCTTACCTTTACAAAGCAGTAACAACGGGTCAAAACTTAAAATCAGTTGAAATCAAATGGTATCAAATTGATAACGCTGGTCAAGAAATTGAGTATTTCAATACATTAATGGAAGGTGTAAAAATCGTTTCTGTTAAACCTGAAATGCACAACATCAAAGATCCAACGAAAGAACAATACAATCACTTAGAGCGTATTGAACTACGTTATGAAAAAATTACTTGGACTTACAAAGATGGCAACATCATTCACTCAGACAGCTGGGTTGAAGGTCGTAGCTAG
- the tssB gene encoding type VI secretion system contractile sheath small subunit, protein MSNSYQNEVPAARVNIQLDLHTGGAQKKVELPLKILAMGDYSHGKDNRPLAEKEKVSINKNNFDSVLKDLNPQAKITVENTLAGDGSEVNIDLDFQSMKDFTPEQVAKKIPQLRSLLAMRNLLRDLKSNLMDNATFRHELEKIVKNEQLSDELRAELEAIVAESTKA, encoded by the coding sequence ATGTCAAACAGCTATCAAAACGAAGTTCCCGCTGCGCGTGTTAATATTCAGTTAGATCTGCATACTGGTGGTGCACAGAAGAAAGTTGAGCTACCGTTAAAGATTTTAGCGATGGGTGACTATAGTCACGGTAAAGATAATAGACCTCTAGCTGAAAAAGAAAAAGTGTCTATTAATAAAAATAATTTTGATTCCGTATTAAAAGATTTAAACCCACAAGCAAAAATCACTGTTGAAAATACATTGGCGGGTGATGGCTCTGAAGTAAATATTGATCTTGATTTTCAGTCAATGAAAGACTTTACGCCTGAACAAGTTGCTAAAAAAATTCCACAACTGCGTTCTTTACTTGCAATGCGTAATTTACTTCGCGATTTAAAATCTAACTTAATGGATAATGCGACATTTCGTCATGAGTTAGAAAAAATTGTTAAAAATGAACAATTATCCGATGAATTAAGAGCTGAGTTAGAAGCGATAGTCGCTGAAAGTACTAAAGCATAG
- the tssC gene encoding type VI secretion system contractile sheath large subunit — MSVQKEQSTAQTVTQDASSVYQSLFNKINLNTVAKAQDMDKYEDNDVLSESSTNERVTMAVNILLKMIQDSSQKVEKLDKHLLDYHISQIDQKLSQQLDAIMHNPVFQEIESTWRGLKFLVDRTDFRRNVKIELLDVSKDALRQDFEDAPEINQTGFYRHTYIQEYDTPGGEPLGVTISNYEFDRGAQDIALLRNVSKVAAAAHMPFVASVGPKFFGKDTMEEVAAIKDIANYFDRAEYTKWNSFRDTDDSRYIGLTLPRVLARLPYGPETVPVRSFNYIEDVKGPDHERYLWANASFAFAANMVQSFIRNGWCVQIRGPQAGGLVEDLPIHLYDLGTGNQVKIPTEVLIPETREFEFANLGFVPLSFYKNRDYACFFSANSSQKPALYDTKEATANSRINSRLPYIFLLSRIAHYLKVIQRENIGATKDRRVLELELNKWINNLVTEMTDPSDEVQASHPLRQAQVIVEDIDDNPGFFRVKTFLVPHFQIEGMDINLSMVSQMPKAKA, encoded by the coding sequence ATGTCAGTACAAAAAGAACAGAGTACAGCTCAGACCGTTACTCAAGATGCAAGTAGCGTATATCAATCCTTATTTAATAAAATCAATTTAAATACAGTTGCTAAAGCGCAAGATATGGATAAATATGAAGATAATGATGTGTTATCTGAATCTTCAACTAATGAACGTGTGACAATGGCAGTTAATATTCTGCTAAAAATGATTCAAGATTCGTCACAAAAAGTTGAAAAATTAGATAAACATCTATTGGATTATCACATCAGCCAAATCGACCAAAAATTAAGCCAACAACTTGATGCTATTATGCATAATCCGGTTTTTCAAGAAATCGAATCAACTTGGCGTGGACTTAAATTTTTAGTTGACCGTACTGATTTCCGTCGTAATGTAAAAATCGAATTACTTGATGTGTCTAAAGATGCATTACGTCAAGATTTTGAAGATGCGCCAGAAATCAACCAAACGGGTTTTTATCGCCATACCTATATTCAAGAATATGACACACCGGGCGGTGAACCATTAGGTGTCACTATTTCAAATTATGAATTTGACCGTGGGGCACAAGATATCGCATTACTACGTAATGTATCAAAAGTTGCCGCTGCAGCTCACATGCCATTTGTTGCCTCTGTTGGCCCTAAATTCTTTGGTAAAGACACAATGGAAGAAGTTGCTGCAATTAAAGATATTGCAAACTACTTTGATCGTGCTGAATATACTAAATGGAATAGTTTTAGAGATACCGACGATTCACGTTACATTGGTTTAACTCTACCACGTGTGCTTGCTCGTCTACCGTATGGTCCTGAAACTGTGCCAGTACGTAGCTTTAACTATATTGAAGATGTTAAAGGCCCAGATCATGAGCGTTATTTATGGGCTAATGCGTCATTTGCTTTTGCCGCAAACATGGTACAAAGCTTTATTCGCAATGGTTGGTGTGTACAAATTCGTGGCCCACAAGCGGGTGGCTTAGTTGAAGATCTACCGATTCACTTATATGATTTAGGTACGGGTAATCAAGTTAAGATCCCAACAGAAGTCCTAATCCCTGAAACGCGTGAATTTGAATTCGCTAATCTTGGTTTTGTGCCACTATCATTTTATAAAAACCGTGATTATGCTTGCTTCTTCTCTGCTAACTCATCGCAAAAACCTGCGTTATATGATACTAAAGAAGCGACAGCTAATAGCCGTATCAACTCACGTTTACCTTATATTTTCCTACTTTCGCGTATCGCTCACTACCTTAAAGTGATTCAACGTGAAAATATTGGTGCAACCAAAGATAGACGAGTTCTTGAGCTTGAACTTAATAAATGGATTAACAACTTAGTGACTGAAATGACAGATCCAAGTGATGAAGTTCAGGCTTCACATCCATTACGCCAAGCACAAGTTATTGTTGAAGATATTGATGATAATCCAGGTTTCTTTAGAGTGAAAACATTCTTAGTTCCTCACTTCCAAATTGAAGGAATGGATATTAATTTATCTATGGTATCACAAATGCCAAAGGCAAAAGCCTAA
- the tssH gene encoding type VI secretion system ATPase TssH: MITDPSTLLRRLNPYCASALEAAAGLCQTRAHIEITPEHWLLKLLEQGNGDITVIARHYQLNMDEIWQGLLTYLDSLPHTVNQKPSLSSSLINLLQSAWLKASLEDQEDRIRSVHILQALQEAPQTLKAQDAWPLLSLSVVSLKRLRVKLDDMSDENPQTQAYESSTAIVDSAQQAVKSTPAKKGESKQPENIDNTDNSQAQKHHQAALSRFCEDVTEKARAGKIDPVFGRDSEIRQMVDILSRRRKNNPILVGEPGVGKTALVEGLALRIVEGNIPTNLKDVAIMTLDLGLLQAGAGVKGEFEQRLKNVIDAVQQSPTPILLFIDEAHTIIGAGNSAGGADAANLLKPALARGELRTIAATTWSEYKQYFEKDAALERRFQMVKVDEPNDDMACLMLRGLKSRYAKHHGVHILDEAVKTAVMLSRRYISGRQLPDKAVDLLDTASARVRMGLDTIPESITKLQASIASLQLEKDALIADQSLGENDLQQRVDEIAIQTTQLEQDLVIAQAQFDQEKTLVQKLIELRAKDAKDDKKLTKQIKDTQQQLHALQNHAPLLSLDVDSRTVSTVIADWTGVPLESLLKDEQSHLLHIEDDLRTRVVGQDVALAELARRIRAAKTGLTSEDAPMGVFLLVGPSGVGKTECALALADTLFGGEQSLVTINMSEYQEAHTVSQLKGSPPGYVGYGQGGVLTEAVRKRPYSVVLLDEVEKAHKDVLNLFYQVFDRGFMRDGEGREIDFRNTLILMTSNLGSDQLMALFEEMPDAPTATQQELLRPIIREHFQPALLARFQTVIFTPLARDAMRQIVQMKFNKVAKRLNQHYKISFNVGEALYEQLVDACLLPDTGARNIDSILNQQILPAVSNLLLQKRPSDEQKQMLRLDFIEGEGIVLEWGDNKVKSATKTTKVKKPKKVAKT; the protein is encoded by the coding sequence ATGATAACCGATCCATCCACGCTATTAAGACGGTTAAATCCATACTGCGCTAGCGCATTAGAAGCAGCAGCAGGACTTTGCCAAACCAGAGCCCATATTGAAATTACGCCAGAGCATTGGTTATTAAAATTATTAGAACAAGGTAACGGCGATATCACCGTTATTGCTCGTCATTACCAGCTTAATATGGATGAGATTTGGCAAGGATTATTAACCTACTTAGATTCACTACCTCATACCGTAAATCAAAAACCAAGTTTATCCTCATCACTGATTAATTTATTACAATCAGCATGGTTAAAAGCTTCATTAGAAGATCAAGAAGATCGCATTCGCTCAGTGCATATTTTACAAGCACTACAAGAAGCGCCACAGACTTTAAAAGCGCAAGATGCATGGCCTTTACTAAGCTTATCGGTGGTTTCATTAAAACGCTTACGGGTTAAGCTTGACGACATGTCAGATGAAAATCCTCAAACCCAAGCCTATGAAAGTAGTACGGCAATTGTTGACAGTGCGCAGCAAGCGGTAAAATCAACACCAGCGAAAAAAGGCGAGAGCAAACAGCCAGAAAATATCGACAATACCGACAACAGCCAAGCTCAAAAACATCATCAAGCGGCATTAAGTCGTTTTTGCGAAGATGTCACTGAAAAAGCCCGTGCGGGTAAAATTGACCCAGTTTTTGGCCGCGATAGTGAAATTCGCCAAATGGTCGATATATTATCAAGAAGACGCAAAAACAATCCTATTTTAGTTGGTGAACCGGGCGTTGGTAAAACTGCATTGGTTGAAGGTTTAGCGTTAAGAATTGTTGAAGGTAACATACCAACTAACCTTAAAGATGTGGCGATAATGACGCTTGACCTAGGATTACTGCAAGCAGGCGCTGGCGTTAAGGGCGAGTTTGAACAAAGACTAAAAAATGTCATTGATGCAGTGCAGCAATCACCAACCCCAATTTTATTATTTATCGATGAAGCGCACACCATTATCGGCGCTGGCAACTCTGCGGGCGGCGCTGATGCAGCCAACTTACTTAAACCGGCGCTTGCGCGTGGTGAACTAAGAACGATTGCGGCAACGACTTGGTCTGAATATAAACAATATTTTGAAAAAGATGCCGCATTAGAGCGCCGTTTCCAGATGGTTAAAGTTGATGAGCCAAATGATGACATGGCATGTTTAATGTTACGCGGCTTAAAATCCCGTTATGCTAAGCACCATGGTGTACATATCTTAGACGAAGCAGTTAAAACCGCGGTAATGCTTTCTCGGCGTTATATTAGTGGAAGACAACTGCCAGATAAAGCGGTTGATCTGCTTGATACCGCTTCTGCGCGAGTTCGCATGGGACTTGACACTATCCCTGAATCTATCACCAAACTACAAGCAAGCATTGCCTCATTACAACTTGAAAAAGATGCATTGATTGCTGATCAAAGCCTTGGCGAAAATGATCTACAGCAGCGCGTTGATGAAATAGCTATTCAAACCACGCAGCTAGAGCAAGACTTAGTCATTGCGCAAGCGCAATTTGATCAAGAAAAAACCTTAGTACAAAAATTGATCGAACTTAGAGCTAAAGATGCAAAAGATGACAAAAAGCTGACTAAGCAAATTAAAGACACGCAGCAACAGTTACATGCGTTACAAAATCATGCACCGTTACTATCACTTGATGTTGATAGTCGAACGGTATCGACGGTTATTGCAGACTGGACCGGTGTCCCTCTTGAAAGCTTATTAAAAGATGAGCAAAGCCATTTACTGCATATTGAAGACGATTTACGTACACGAGTTGTTGGCCAAGACGTTGCTTTAGCCGAACTCGCGCGGCGTATACGCGCCGCTAAAACCGGCTTAACCTCTGAAGATGCACCAATGGGCGTATTCTTACTCGTTGGGCCATCGGGAGTCGGTAAAACAGAATGCGCACTCGCGCTTGCTGATACACTATTTGGCGGTGAACAATCGTTAGTGACTATCAACATGTCAGAGTATCAAGAAGCGCATACCGTATCACAATTAAAAGGCTCTCCGCCGGGTTATGTCGGTTATGGTCAAGGCGGGGTATTAACCGAAGCGGTACGTAAACGGCCATACAGTGTGGTATTACTTGATGAGGTTGAAAAAGCGCATAAAGATGTATTAAACCTATTTTACCAAGTATTTGACCGTGGTTTTATGCGTGATGGTGAAGGGCGAGAAATTGATTTTCGTAACACCCTTATTTTAATGACATCTAACTTAGGTAGTGATCAATTAATGGCACTATTTGAAGAGATGCCAGATGCGCCAACGGCAACTCAGCAAGAGCTACTACGACCAATTATTCGTGAACATTTCCAGCCAGCATTACTTGCAAGGTTCCAAACGGTGATCTTTACGCCACTTGCACGAGATGCCATGCGCCAAATTGTTCAGATGAAATTTAACAAAGTTGCAAAGCGGCTTAACCAGCATTATAAAATTAGTTTTAATGTCGGCGAAGCCCTATATGAGCAGCTAGTTGATGCTTGCCTACTGCCTGATACCGGTGCGCGCAATATCGACAGTATTTTAAATCAACAAATTTTGCCTGCTGTATCGAATTTATTATTACAAAAACGTCCATCAGATGAACAAAAACAAATGCTCCGTCTCGATTTTATTGAAGGAGAGGGGATTGTTTTAGAGTGGGGTGATAATAAAGTCAAATCAGCAACTAAAACAACAAAAGTGAAGAAGCCTAAAAAAGTGGCTAAAACATAA
- a CDS encoding LuxR family transcriptional regulator has product MNNSFDSDLCARLDKFNIKQYAFLFFDRSSFIAPVIFSTYPHDWAALYQQQKLYHSDPIINLARTTVKPFAWSSIISYLPSKDQTFFKLSKQYGINDGYILSIHDALGHYAFLNLLCDEQRAIDREFFEYRRAELQMVLVDLYDLYLQQHKHMEYYRNRAYLMISDKEKQVLKLGCDGLKYKDIALKLGISERTVKFHISKIVEKLGVETAKQAFLRCKELNVI; this is encoded by the coding sequence TTGAATAACAGTTTTGATAGCGACTTATGCGCGAGATTAGACAAATTTAATATTAAACAGTATGCATTTTTGTTTTTTGATCGTAGTTCTTTTATTGCTCCCGTAATTTTTTCTACCTATCCTCATGATTGGGCTGCTTTGTATCAGCAACAGAAATTATACCATAGTGATCCCATTATTAATTTAGCGAGAACAACAGTAAAGCCCTTTGCTTGGAGTTCTATCATTAGCTATCTACCTTCGAAAGACCAAACTTTTTTCAAATTGAGTAAACAGTATGGTATCAATGATGGATACATTTTGAGTATCCATGATGCATTGGGCCATTATGCTTTTTTAAATCTACTGTGTGATGAACAGCGAGCCATTGATCGTGAGTTTTTTGAATATCGCCGCGCTGAACTACAAATGGTATTAGTTGATCTCTATGATCTTTACTTACAGCAACATAAGCATATGGAGTATTATCGTAATCGCGCATACCTCATGATTTCAGATAAAGAAAAGCAAGTGCTTAAGCTTGGATGTGATGGTTTAAAATATAAAGATATCGCGCTTAAGCTTGGAATTTCAGAGAGAACAGTTAAATTCCATATAAGCAAAATTGTTGAGAAATTAGGTGTTGAAACGGCAAAACAAGCCTTTTTGAGATGTAAAGAGTTGAATGTTATTTAA
- a CDS encoding OmpA family protein codes for MNDYPWRIQITYAVLLSFIILWIFLPITIGWKLLGSLVIIAIASILFYRLLRYRRLLNAATKNIDFLSQKLDLLPARQRYRLPLFLVTGNCAKEFFPSDLTLAEQNIVVSSEAVWIYVEEHSELPIVFDSLVARWPDMLGRIGLFLAIAPEEESKAGLFTAKLQAFRQSWVDTCRVAKYRLPVYISAHIGLNNLHYHDNATLPAYWYQIVAQKLYLLDEYLSPLDNWVNDKSINSVERQQRLSVRAMLNEYQNWIKLNVLDVLCDPKQPINKCIPTGTVIYPLNGRQVSDNLIERMFSGITTLSLPNDKAIEPHIVTPPDRLVKFMPIAYPNSPIRKTLCNMIIITALFFIAALGASYLNNIKLAQQVSNDIRSYDLIAMDSYSEKREALAILKADRSLLNNYFKQGEPVKLGLGLYHGQYLLEPLSQAISRYVPEPPPPPAPPPPPPPPEPDPEPPVFSFDALSLFESGKMKLKQESTKTLIDALMALKLYMKENSDKGWLVLVSGHTDATGDSNKNQQLSLDRAAAVRDWMIKASNIPENCFAIQGYGANKPLASNDTPEGRAQNRRVEISLVPQISTCKLVDEN; via the coding sequence ATGAACGATTATCCTTGGCGAATACAGATAACATACGCGGTTTTATTAAGCTTTATTATATTATGGATTTTTCTACCGATAACCATCGGTTGGAAACTACTCGGTTCGCTTGTTATTATCGCGATCGCCAGCATACTGTTTTATCGTTTACTGCGCTATCGACGCTTACTTAATGCGGCAACTAAAAATATCGATTTTTTATCGCAAAAACTGGATTTACTACCGGCGCGGCAACGTTACCGTCTACCGCTCTTTTTAGTGACCGGAAATTGTGCTAAGGAGTTTTTCCCAAGCGATCTAACCTTAGCTGAACAAAATATTGTTGTATCATCAGAAGCGGTTTGGATCTACGTTGAAGAACATTCTGAGCTACCAATTGTTTTTGATTCACTCGTTGCTCGTTGGCCTGATATGCTTGGCCGTATTGGTTTATTTTTAGCTATCGCGCCAGAAGAAGAAAGTAAAGCTGGCTTATTTACGGCAAAATTACAAGCATTTCGCCAATCATGGGTTGATACTTGCCGAGTTGCAAAGTACCGATTACCCGTCTATATTTCAGCGCATATCGGACTTAATAATTTACATTACCATGATAATGCGACTTTACCGGCTTATTGGTATCAAATTGTTGCACAAAAACTCTATTTATTAGATGAATATTTATCGCCGCTAGATAATTGGGTGAATGATAAATCCATTAACTCGGTTGAGCGGCAACAGCGTTTATCTGTTAGAGCGATGCTAAATGAATACCAAAATTGGATCAAACTCAATGTTTTAGATGTACTTTGCGATCCTAAGCAGCCAATTAATAAATGCATACCCACTGGCACCGTAATTTATCCGCTTAACGGCAGGCAAGTTAGCGATAACTTAATTGAGCGAATGTTCTCAGGCATAACGACATTATCGTTACCTAACGATAAAGCCATTGAGCCGCATATTGTTACGCCACCAGATAGATTAGTAAAATTTATGCCGATTGCTTACCCTAATTCACCAATTAGAAAAACACTCTGCAATATGATTATTATCACGGCATTATTCTTTATAGCAGCATTAGGTGCATCTTACTTAAACAACATTAAGTTAGCGCAGCAAGTTAGTAACGATATTCGTAGTTACGATCTCATTGCAATGGATAGCTATAGCGAAAAACGTGAAGCATTGGCAATATTAAAAGCCGATAGAAGCTTACTTAATAACTACTTTAAACAAGGTGAACCGGTAAAATTAGGCTTAGGCTTATATCATGGGCAATATTTACTTGAACCGTTAAGTCAAGCGATTAGCCGCTATGTACCTGAGCCACCACCACCACCGGCTCCACCACCGCCTCCACCGCCGCCAGAACCGGATCCCGAGCCTCCCGTGTTCTCGTTTGATGCGCTATCATTATTTGAAAGCGGTAAAATGAAATTGAAACAAGAATCGACGAAGACCTTAATTGACGCGTTAATGGCCCTAAAACTCTATATGAAAGAAAATAGTGATAAAGGATGGCTAGTACTTGTTTCAGGTCACACCGATGCTACGGGTGATAGTAATAAAAATCAGCAGCTATCATTAGATAGGGCTGCTGCCGTCAGGGACTGGATGATTAAAGCCAGTAATATTCCTGAAAACTGTTTTGCGATACAAGGGTATGGCGCAAATAAACCGTTGGCGAGTAATGATACGCCAGAAGGGCGAGCACAAAACCGACGAGTGGAAATAAGCTTAGTTCCTCAAATATCAACGTGTAAGTTGGTGGATGAAAACTAA
- the tssL gene encoding type VI secretion system protein TssL, short form translates to MSIEQKNITIDQLLRDTILTVVELREGADIPSVSKLYKQCKQQVTTLREHLQQAQYSQDIIDDISYAQCALLDEVVLLCSKDSNKPRDYDEWLGAPLQVVFFNTHNAGYDLFEKIRTRLRADKKEYLVLNCFDRVLGMGFQGCYLGQPQMEREHLIIALRESLKANELDESHPIIEQTKSYRYFGRKSALILCTLASVVIAVGLYFFLDHKLNALLAPLIQ, encoded by the coding sequence ATGAGTATAGAACAAAAAAATATAACAATTGATCAATTATTAAGAGATACCATACTCACGGTTGTAGAACTTAGAGAAGGCGCTGATATTCCGTCGGTCAGTAAACTCTACAAACAATGTAAACAGCAAGTTACAACGCTACGTGAACACCTACAACAAGCTCAATATAGTCAAGATATTATTGATGATATCAGCTACGCACAGTGTGCACTACTTGATGAAGTGGTTTTACTTTGTAGTAAAGATAGCAACAAACCACGGGATTATGACGAATGGCTTGGTGCACCTTTACAAGTTGTCTTTTTTAATACACACAATGCTGGTTATGATTTATTCGAAAAAATTCGTACTCGCTTACGCGCTGATAAAAAAGAATATCTCGTATTAAATTGTTTTGATCGCGTGCTAGGTATGGGTTTCCAAGGTTGTTACCTAGGCCAACCTCAAATGGAACGAGAGCATCTTATTATCGCCTTACGAGAATCATTAAAGGCTAATGAGCTAGACGAATCACATCCGATTATAGAGCAAACCAAAAGCTACCGTTATTTTGGCCGAAAATCAGCACTCATTTTGTGCACTTTGGCATCGGTTGTGATAGCTGTTGGGCTTTACTTCTTTTTAGACCATAAATTAAACGCACTTTTAGCGCCGCTAATTCAATAA
- the tssK gene encoding type VI secretion system baseplate subunit TssK gives MKIYRPLWNEGVFLTPEQFQQQSMWEAYSNQQLAKLYLGNPWGVERLQIDAQALMLDRLSLHTLSLRFADGTLIDTDIADSLPTTRNLATDVPPANDEVTVYIGLPLLQANGENCAFDDKSIERPMRYRQEWVEVKDLLGNGNETIAVERCALSFLFDFEDHSEYLTCPIAKLKRDLNGRFVLDNQYLPPLLNLYTQSGSLVKELELLCVQIQAKRQRLMGMRHERNQQMAEFAVADVSLFWLLNALNSFEPQLKFLRDNPTIHPENLYQKLIGLTGALLTFSLAHDVDKIPAYQHNNLNAVFPPLFELTRNLLEESLPSRVIKIDLVHDKDTLWTGRLNDGRLVEEADFYLSVRSSMPAHQLQSQFPVLCKAGAPDDVRQIIHSALSGIPIKALSHVPAAIPMRLENQYFALDLSHNAAKNMLLNRCCEFYVPRAMPDISLELFAVLRS, from the coding sequence ATGAAAATATATCGTCCTCTGTGGAATGAAGGTGTTTTTCTAACACCCGAACAATTTCAACAACAAAGCATGTGGGAAGCTTATAGTAACCAGCAGCTTGCTAAACTATACCTCGGTAATCCTTGGGGTGTTGAGCGTTTACAAATTGATGCACAAGCATTAATGCTTGACCGTTTAAGCTTACATACTTTGAGTTTACGTTTTGCTGATGGCACATTAATTGATACTGATATTGCCGATAGCTTACCAACAACACGTAATTTAGCCACAGATGTTCCACCTGCAAATGATGAAGTTACGGTTTATATTGGACTGCCACTATTACAAGCAAATGGCGAAAACTGCGCGTTTGATGATAAAAGTATAGAAAGACCAATGCGTTATCGTCAAGAATGGGTTGAAGTAAAAGACCTACTTGGTAATGGTAATGAAACTATCGCAGTCGAACGCTGCGCACTTAGTTTTTTATTTGATTTTGAAGATCATAGCGAATACCTGACTTGCCCAATTGCAAAATTAAAACGCGATCTTAATGGCCGCTTTGTATTAGATAACCAATACTTACCGCCGTTACTTAATTTATATACCCAAAGTGGTTCACTCGTTAAAGAGCTAGAACTTCTTTGCGTGCAAATTCAAGCTAAACGCCAACGTTTAATGGGAATGCGTCATGAACGCAATCAACAAATGGCAGAATTTGCGGTCGCTGATGTCTCACTATTTTGGCTACTTAACGCATTAAACAGTTTTGAGCCACAATTAAAATTTTTACGTGATAACCCAACGATCCACCCTGAAAATCTTTATCAAAAACTGATCGGTTTAACAGGGGCACTACTGACTTTTTCACTTGCTCATGATGTGGATAAAATTCCTGCTTATCAGCATAATAACTTAAATGCCGTGTTCCCTCCGTTATTTGAGTTAACCCGCAATTTATTAGAAGAAAGCTTACCATCAAGAGTGATAAAAATTGATCTGGTACATGATAAAGATACCTTATGGACAGGCCGATTAAATGATGGGCGTTTAGTTGAAGAAGCTGATTTTTATCTATCAGTACGTTCAAGCATGCCAGCACATCAATTGCAATCTCAATTTCCAGTATTATGTAAGGCCGGAGCGCCTGATGATGTAAGACAAATTATCCACTCAGCTCTATCTGGAATTCCAATTAAAGCATTAAGCCATGTGCCTGCTGCGATCCCGATGCGACTTGAAAATCAATATTTTGCGCTTGATTTATCACATAATGCAGCAAAAAATATGTTATTAAATCGATGCTGTGAATTCTACGTGCCAAGGGCTATGCCAGATATTTCATTAGAACTCTTTGCTGTACTACGATCATAA